One genomic window of Xanthobacter dioxanivorans includes the following:
- the pdxR gene encoding MocR-like pyridoxine biosynthesis transcription factor PdxR: protein MLISLDRSSSSSLQEQLFEQIRQQILDGRLKGEASVPSSRHLAQQLGISRNSVTFAYERLINEGYLITRPMVGTYVAAVLPERAMSPAGGAAEAPAPSERRSPEKLAPAAFTGRSHAILNNSRIPIDFWPQRTDPRAFPLKTWRRLILHALAVAGHNLTEYGDPCGLMALRAAIADHVAVMRDIHVRPEQVVIVAGAQLALNLALRVLAREGDTIVIENPCSQGAAYLFESVNMRLCPIAADEDGIDTAQLARVAAQIAYVMPSHQYPMGGVLSLERRKTILEWADRTGAYIIEDDYDNEFHYGGMLLPALKAMSPENVIYLGTFSKSLGAGLRTGYAIFPDHLAPAAGAAKALLDNGQVWLEQAALAEFLLTGGFVRHLRRVRLRYQQRRNAIVAALRQHFGRVDLRGTEAGTHLAWKLPAGLPRAHQVAALARSQNVGVYTIQSGGGHEYGNADVSNDWLLLGYASLAEDQIEAGISRLKSRL, encoded by the coding sequence GTGCTGATCTCGCTCGATCGATCTTCCTCAAGCAGCCTGCAGGAACAGCTCTTCGAGCAGATCCGGCAGCAGATCCTGGATGGGCGGCTGAAGGGCGAGGCGAGCGTGCCGTCCTCGCGCCACCTCGCCCAGCAGCTGGGGATCTCGCGCAACTCGGTCACCTTCGCCTATGAGCGGCTGATCAACGAGGGCTACCTCATCACCCGCCCCATGGTGGGCACCTACGTGGCCGCGGTGCTGCCCGAGCGGGCCATGAGCCCGGCGGGCGGGGCCGCGGAGGCGCCGGCCCCATCCGAGCGGCGCTCGCCCGAGAAGCTGGCGCCTGCGGCCTTCACCGGGCGTTCCCACGCCATCCTCAACAACAGCCGCATCCCCATCGATTTCTGGCCCCAGCGCACGGACCCGCGCGCCTTCCCGCTGAAGACCTGGCGCCGGCTGATCCTGCATGCCCTCGCCGTGGCCGGCCACAACCTGACCGAATACGGCGATCCGTGCGGGCTGATGGCGCTGCGCGCCGCCATCGCCGACCACGTGGCGGTGATGCGCGACATCCATGTGCGGCCCGAGCAGGTGGTGATCGTGGCCGGCGCCCAGCTCGCGCTCAACCTGGCGCTGCGGGTGCTGGCCCGCGAGGGCGACACCATCGTGATCGAGAACCCTTGCAGCCAGGGCGCCGCCTACCTGTTCGAGAGCGTGAACATGCGGCTGTGCCCCATCGCCGCCGACGAGGACGGCATCGACACGGCGCAGCTGGCGCGGGTGGCGGCGCAGATCGCCTACGTCATGCCGTCGCACCAGTACCCCATGGGCGGCGTGCTCTCGCTGGAGCGGCGCAAGACCATCCTGGAATGGGCCGACCGCACCGGCGCCTACATCATCGAGGACGACTACGACAACGAGTTCCACTATGGCGGCATGCTGCTGCCGGCGCTCAAGGCCATGAGCCCGGAGAACGTCATCTATCTCGGCACCTTCTCCAAGTCGCTCGGCGCCGGCCTGCGGACCGGCTACGCCATCTTCCCCGACCATCTCGCCCCCGCCGCGGGTGCCGCCAAGGCGCTGCTCGACAATGGGCAGGTCTGGCTGGAGCAGGCGGCGCTGGCCGAATTCCTGCTCACCGGCGGCTTCGTGCGCCACCTGCGGCGGGTGCGGCTGCGCTACCAGCAGCGCCGCAACGCCATCGTCGCCGCCCTGCGCCAGCATTTCGGCCGGGTCGATCTGAGGGGAACCGAGGCCGGCACGCACCTCGCCTGGAAGCTGCCCGCCGGGCTGCCGCGCGCCCATCAGGTGGCGGCGCTGGCGCGCAGCCAGAATGTGGGCGTCTACACCATCCAGAGCGGCGGCGGCCACGAATACGGCAATGCCGACGTGAGCAACGACTGGCTCCTGCTCGGCTATGCCTCCCTGGCGGAGGACCAGATCGAGGCCGGCATCAGCCGCCTGAAGAGCCGGCTGTAG
- a CDS encoding CinA family protein, translated as MSDTALLAADDTLFPAPLLTMAAEVLDAARHRKIRLAAAETVTSGLVSACLTSVSGASEIFERGYVLYHSSAKATGLDVPEAVSAAHGAVSTEVTRGLALGLLDHSGAGATVAITGYAGPGGGNAINPVGTIFVAAAGRDGTLIEERHVFAGSRDNVRLEAVRAALGLLLRLLSA; from the coding sequence ATGTCGGATACCGCCCTCCTTGCCGCGGATGACACCCTCTTTCCCGCTCCCCTCCTGACCATGGCCGCCGAGGTCCTCGACGCGGCGCGGCATCGCAAGATCCGCCTCGCCGCCGCCGAGACCGTCACGTCCGGGCTGGTGAGCGCCTGCCTCACCTCGGTGTCCGGCGCCTCCGAGATCTTCGAGCGCGGCTACGTCCTCTACCATTCCTCGGCCAAGGCCACCGGCCTCGATGTCCCGGAAGCGGTCTCGGCGGCACACGGCGCCGTCAGCACCGAGGTGACGCGCGGGCTCGCGCTCGGCCTCCTCGACCATTCGGGAGCCGGCGCGACCGTCGCCATCACCGGCTATGCCGGCCCGGGCGGGGGCAATGCGATCAACCCGGTCGGCACCATCTTCGTCGCCGCCGCCGGCCGCGACGGCACGCTCATCGAGGAGCGCCACGTCTTCGCCGGCAGCCGCGACAACGTCCGCCTGGAGGCGGTGCGCGCCGCGCTCGGCCTGCTGCTGCGTCTCCTTTCGGCATGA
- a CDS encoding CobW family GTP-binding protein yields MSDIPVVLLTGFLGSGKTTLLNDLLRRPAFRDTAVVINEAGDAGIDHALIETGSDEVLLLEGGCICCRLKGSLNTTLNGLLRRRALDGFAFRRVVVETSGLADPAPILHALIADPLFNRHFSIAGVTTVVDAANFPSTLAHHAEGVTQVALADRILVTKTDLVSPAQLSAVESEVAALNPLAERHLLSHAGHNGGLIWLDPRQEPRPMRRRFAATAVSHAVATASLAFPGRLTREAVDDWLDRIGDLFGGTLLRLKGILQLEELAEPVVLHGVQGLVYSPGTLSAASGGVTENRMVLIGRGMEEQDLQDALTLLAAMARLAA; encoded by the coding sequence ATGAGCGACATCCCGGTCGTCCTGCTCACGGGCTTCCTCGGCTCGGGCAAGACGACCCTGCTCAACGATCTCCTCCGACGGCCGGCCTTCCGCGACACCGCCGTGGTGATCAACGAGGCTGGCGACGCGGGCATCGACCACGCGCTCATCGAGACCGGGAGCGACGAGGTGCTGCTGCTGGAAGGCGGCTGCATCTGCTGCCGTCTGAAGGGCAGCCTCAACACCACCCTCAACGGCCTGCTGCGCCGGCGCGCCCTCGACGGCTTCGCCTTCCGCCGCGTGGTGGTGGAGACCAGCGGGCTCGCCGACCCCGCGCCCATCCTCCATGCGCTGATCGCCGATCCCCTGTTCAACCGGCATTTCTCCATTGCCGGCGTGACCACGGTGGTGGACGCGGCGAACTTCCCGTCCACCCTCGCCCATCACGCCGAGGGGGTGACCCAGGTGGCGCTGGCTGACCGCATCCTGGTCACCAAGACCGACCTCGTGTCGCCCGCGCAGCTGTCAGCGGTGGAAAGCGAGGTGGCTGCGCTCAACCCGCTGGCGGAGCGCCATCTGCTGTCGCATGCCGGGCACAATGGCGGGCTGATCTGGCTCGACCCGCGCCAGGAGCCGCGGCCCATGCGTCGCCGGTTCGCGGCAACCGCCGTCTCCCACGCCGTGGCGACGGCGTCCCTCGCCTTTCCCGGCCGGCTGACGCGGGAGGCGGTGGACGACTGGCTGGACCGGATCGGCGACCTGTTCGGCGGCACCCTGCTGCGGCTGAAGGGCATCCTCCAGCTCGAGGAACTCGCCGAGCCCGTGGTGCTGCACGGGGTGCAGGGCCTGGTCTATTCGCCCGGCACCTTGTCCGCCGCGTCCGGCGGCGTCACCGAGAATCGCATGGTGCTGATCGGCCGGGGCATGGAGGAGCAGGACCTTCAGGACGCCCTCACCCTCCTCGCCGCCATGGCCCGGCTCGCCGCCTGA
- a CDS encoding orotidine 5'-phosphate decarboxylase / HUMPS family protein, giving the protein MAKVFSGQVGIVPALDIETQERFDLVVKATSKVEGVVGYKLGLTSVLRLGLGEAMRRLRDLTDLPVLYDHQKAGPDMPDMAKKFTAMCAEAGVDGLILFPVAGPTAVDGFVGEALKAGIPPVVGGEIPVPDYGVSGGGYLVDDALDRILARSVAAGADHFVLPAHDAAKITRWSNWIGANVEKPLVFITGFGALGGTIEAALAASQACPRRFAIVGRLITEAADPAAAAAKLYAQMQAGEAVHP; this is encoded by the coding sequence ATGGCTAAGGTGTTTTCAGGCCAGGTGGGGATCGTTCCGGCCCTCGACATCGAAACGCAGGAGCGCTTCGATCTGGTGGTGAAGGCCACGTCGAAGGTGGAGGGCGTTGTCGGCTACAAGCTGGGGCTCACCAGCGTGCTGCGCCTGGGCCTCGGAGAAGCCATGCGCCGGCTGCGCGATCTCACCGACCTGCCGGTCCTCTACGACCACCAGAAGGCCGGGCCGGACATGCCGGACATGGCCAAGAAGTTCACCGCCATGTGCGCCGAGGCCGGGGTGGACGGGCTGATCCTGTTCCCGGTCGCCGGCCCCACCGCGGTGGACGGCTTCGTCGGCGAGGCTCTCAAGGCCGGCATCCCGCCGGTGGTGGGCGGCGAGATCCCGGTGCCGGACTACGGCGTATCCGGCGGCGGCTACCTGGTGGACGACGCCCTCGACCGCATCCTCGCCCGCTCGGTCGCCGCCGGCGCCGACCATTTCGTGCTGCCGGCGCACGACGCCGCCAAGATCACCCGCTGGTCCAACTGGATCGGCGCGAACGTGGAGAAGCCGCTGGTCTTCATCACCGGCTTCGGCGCGCTCGGCGGGACGATCGAGGCGGCGCTCGCCGCGTCGCAGGCCTGCCCGCGGCGCTTCGCCATCGTCGGGCGCCTGATCACCGAGGCGGCGGATCCCGCGGCGGCGGCGGCGAAGCTCTACGCCCAGATGCAGGCCGGGGAGGCGGTGCACCCGTGA
- a CDS encoding aldehyde dehydrogenase family protein — MSATDAGPVPAVRDLRLEPFVDGRFVTPRERQDQDLVDPWTGQALARVAMAGAAEVEDAICAARRAFDTGDWPHLPPVERGAVLHAIAAGLKARLAEFATVEAVNGGKPMSGATREVEGAIRVFTYYAGAMDKFFGDTIPLGRDLLDFTLREPLGVVAQIVPWNFPLLGAAWKLAPALAAGCTCILKPAPLTPLTALLLAEACQAAGAPAGVVNILPGDGEVGRRLAEDPRIDGISFTGSTAVGAQVMRMAAGSIKRVALELGGKNASVVFADADMAKAAAGAVASGFGNAGQSCSARSRLLVQRAAVPAFEAAFRDAAAGLRTGGPLDPSTSLGPLISAAHRAEVDRNVHLALDAGATLVCGGRMPEGEGFFYPPTILSQVGADNPAFAREIFGPVCSVTPFETEAEAVALANDSEYGLNGSVWSRDIGQALRVARAMRTGMVAVNGLPSASKTSVFAPFGGYKRSGIGRELGLNALEFYSEIKNVIVDLT, encoded by the coding sequence GTGAGCGCCACCGACGCAGGGCCGGTCCCCGCCGTGCGGGACCTGCGGCTCGAGCCCTTCGTGGACGGGCGCTTCGTCACCCCGCGCGAGCGGCAGGACCAGGACCTCGTCGATCCGTGGACCGGCCAAGCCCTGGCGCGGGTGGCCATGGCCGGCGCGGCGGAGGTGGAAGACGCCATCTGCGCGGCCCGCCGCGCGTTCGACACCGGCGACTGGCCCCATCTGCCGCCGGTCGAGCGGGGCGCGGTGCTCCATGCCATCGCGGCGGGCCTGAAGGCCCGCCTCGCCGAGTTCGCGACCGTGGAGGCGGTCAACGGCGGCAAGCCCATGTCCGGGGCCACGCGGGAGGTGGAAGGCGCGATCCGCGTGTTCACCTATTATGCCGGCGCCATGGACAAGTTCTTCGGCGATACCATTCCCCTCGGCCGTGACCTGCTGGATTTCACTTTGCGCGAACCGCTGGGCGTGGTGGCGCAGATCGTGCCCTGGAACTTCCCGCTGCTGGGCGCCGCCTGGAAGCTGGCGCCGGCGCTGGCGGCGGGATGCACCTGCATCCTCAAGCCCGCGCCGCTCACCCCGCTCACCGCCCTGCTGCTGGCCGAGGCCTGCCAGGCCGCGGGCGCGCCCGCGGGAGTGGTCAACATCCTGCCCGGCGACGGCGAGGTGGGCCGGCGCCTTGCAGAAGACCCGCGCATCGACGGCATCTCCTTCACCGGCTCCACCGCCGTGGGCGCGCAGGTGATGCGCATGGCCGCCGGCTCCATCAAGCGCGTGGCGCTGGAGCTCGGGGGCAAGAATGCCAGCGTCGTCTTTGCCGATGCCGACATGGCGAAGGCTGCGGCCGGCGCCGTCGCCTCGGGCTTCGGCAATGCGGGGCAATCCTGCTCGGCCCGCTCGCGCCTGCTGGTACAGCGCGCGGCGGTACCGGCCTTCGAGGCCGCTTTCCGCGACGCCGCCGCCGGCCTGCGCACGGGGGGGCCGCTGGACCCATCCACCAGCCTCGGACCGCTGATCTCGGCCGCCCACCGCGCCGAGGTGGACCGCAACGTGCACCTCGCCCTCGACGCCGGCGCCACCCTTGTGTGCGGCGGGCGGATGCCCGAGGGCGAGGGCTTCTTCTACCCGCCAACCATCCTGTCGCAGGTGGGCGCCGACAATCCCGCCTTCGCCCGCGAGATCTTCGGGCCGGTCTGCTCGGTGACGCCGTTCGAGACCGAGGCCGAGGCGGTCGCCCTGGCCAATGACAGCGAATACGGCCTCAACGGCTCGGTCTGGTCGCGCGATATCGGCCAAGCGTTGCGCGTGGCCCGTGCCATGCGCACGGGCATGGTGGCGGTGAATGGCCTGCCAAGTGCCAGCAAGACCAGCGTTTTCGCGCCATTCGGCGGCTACAAGCGCTCGGGCATCGGCCGCGAATTGGGCCTCAACGCGCTGGAATTTTACAGCGAAATCAAAAACGTGATCGTGGATCTCACGTAA
- a CDS encoding amidohydrolase family protein translates to MAIAIVGGTLIDGTGVDPVARGVVVIEDGRITAAGPETQVGVPAGATILDAAGRTVLPGFIDTHVHGTYRARDMRQHLLNTPTYNVLKSIEVFRETLACGITTARDMGGADAGFREAIAEGVIDGPRLLISLGMVSQTGGHGDYWLPAGMRIQKRAWLPNTVADGVEEIRRLVRELLMRGADFIKICATGGITSVTDSWDEPQFTIAEISTAVSEAAAKGKRVAVHAEGLAGIKNAVQAGIHSLEHGWFMDEECIDKMIETGIWWVPTLALVPLSIEHRRKNKDWASHQLGQEDVKDAQIYSLMQTQIPLWKEAVRRGVKVAMGTDQSHRLLVGENMVELGFMVDWLGMSPMEVIVASTTRAAECIERPNLGALKPGCLADVLVVDGDPLADIRILEQRDRLHLIMKGGKVFTDKLSA, encoded by the coding sequence ATGGCCATCGCGATAGTTGGCGGCACCCTGATCGACGGCACCGGCGTCGACCCCGTCGCGCGCGGCGTCGTGGTGATCGAGGACGGGCGCATCACCGCGGCCGGCCCCGAGACCCAGGTCGGCGTGCCCGCCGGCGCCACCATCCTCGATGCCGCAGGACGCACGGTGCTGCCCGGCTTCATCGACACCCATGTGCACGGCACCTATCGCGCCCGCGACATGCGCCAGCATCTGCTCAACACCCCGACCTACAACGTGCTGAAGTCCATCGAGGTATTCCGCGAGACCCTCGCCTGCGGCATCACCACGGCGCGGGACATGGGTGGCGCCGATGCCGGCTTCCGCGAGGCCATCGCGGAAGGCGTCATCGACGGCCCGCGCCTGCTCATCTCGTTGGGCATGGTGTCGCAGACCGGCGGCCACGGCGACTACTGGCTGCCGGCGGGCATGCGCATCCAGAAGCGCGCGTGGCTGCCGAACACCGTTGCCGACGGGGTGGAGGAAATCCGCCGCCTGGTGCGCGAATTGTTGATGCGTGGCGCGGATTTCATCAAGATCTGCGCCACCGGCGGGATCACTTCGGTCACCGACAGTTGGGACGAGCCGCAATTTACCATCGCGGAGATCTCGACCGCCGTCTCCGAGGCCGCCGCCAAGGGCAAGCGCGTGGCGGTGCATGCCGAGGGGCTGGCCGGCATCAAGAATGCCGTGCAGGCGGGCATCCACTCCCTGGAACATGGCTGGTTCATGGACGAGGAATGCATCGACAAGATGATCGAGACGGGCATCTGGTGGGTGCCGACCCTCGCTCTGGTGCCCCTCTCCATCGAGCATCGCCGCAAGAACAAGGACTGGGCGAGCCACCAGCTCGGTCAGGAGGACGTGAAGGACGCGCAGATCTATTCGCTGATGCAGACCCAGATCCCGTTGTGGAAGGAAGCCGTGCGGCGTGGTGTCAAGGTGGCCATGGGCACCGACCAGTCGCACCGGCTGCTGGTCGGCGAGAACATGGTGGAACTGGGCTTCATGGTGGACTGGCTCGGCATGTCGCCCATGGAGGTCATCGTCGCCTCCACCACCAGGGCCGCGGAATGCATCGAGCGGCCGAACCTCGGGGCGCTGAAGCCGGGCTGCCTCGCCGACGTGCTGGTGGTGGACGGGGATCCCCTGGCCGACATCCGCATCCTGGAGCAGCGTGATCGCCTTCATCTGATCATGAAGGGCGGGAAAGTGTTCACCGACAAGCTCTCCGCCTGA
- the nadC gene encoding carboxylating nicotinate-nucleotide diphosphorylase: protein MKVNRFMIRPLIEMGLREELSSGDTTGGFLVGDDPIQTANIYAKGKGIVCGMLFADETIRTIEPEARIEYLVEDGDEVEPGTVLMRVQARASTFFVIERSALDWLQQMSGIATKTRRYRDLIKHTKVRITDTRKGWPGLRMVQKYAVRVGGAHNHIFNLANCVLVKDNHIKIAGSITEAVKILRASAQHTFKFEVECETLEMVDEALKAGVEIIMFDNMDLEEMREGLKLVNGRAMTEASGGINETTIVPIAELGVDVISIGDLTHTVKALDISLDVKDIKPSAHRTISRLKQLSN from the coding sequence ATGAAAGTGAACCGCTTTATGATCCGCCCGCTCATCGAGATGGGCCTGCGCGAGGAACTGAGCTCCGGTGACACCACGGGCGGCTTCCTGGTCGGTGACGATCCCATCCAGACCGCGAACATCTACGCCAAGGGCAAGGGCATCGTCTGCGGCATGCTGTTCGCCGACGAGACCATCCGCACCATCGAGCCGGAGGCGCGGATCGAGTATCTGGTGGAGGATGGCGACGAGGTGGAGCCCGGCACCGTGCTGATGCGGGTGCAGGCGCGCGCCTCCACCTTCTTCGTCATCGAGCGCTCGGCCCTCGACTGGCTGCAGCAGATGAGCGGCATCGCCACCAAGACCCGCCGCTACCGCGACCTCATCAAGCACACCAAGGTGCGCATCACCGACACCCGCAAGGGCTGGCCGGGCCTGCGCATGGTGCAGAAGTACGCGGTGCGGGTGGGCGGCGCCCACAACCACATCTTCAACCTAGCCAACTGCGTGCTGGTGAAGGACAACCACATCAAGATCGCGGGCTCCATCACCGAGGCGGTGAAGATCCTGCGCGCCAGCGCCCAGCATACCTTCAAGTTCGAGGTGGAGTGCGAGACGCTGGAGATGGTGGACGAGGCGCTCAAGGCCGGCGTCGAGATCATCATGTTCGACAACATGGACCTCGAGGAGATGCGCGAGGGCCTGAAGCTGGTGAACGGCCGCGCCATGACCGAAGCCTCCGGCGGCATCAACGAGACCACCATCGTGCCCATCGCCGAGCTCGGCGTGGACGTGATCTCCATCGGCGACCTGACCCACACCGTGAAGGCGCTCGACATCAGCCTCGACGTGAAGGACATCAAGCCGAGCGCCCACCGCACCATCAGCCGCCTCAAGCAGCTGTCCAACTGA
- a CDS encoding pyrimidine 5'-nucleotidase, producing MTQDDPTTQASQTATAGIRLRPDIDTFVFDLDDTLYPHSAGLYEQMRLRVVRFIQELTGCEAQAAADLHAHYYARYGTSLIGLQRHHGVHPSDFLGFVHEIDLAAVGPRAELTAALAALPGRRLVFTNGSARHAARLLDHLGIAGLFDAVCDIEACSYIGKPGREAYETLIDRHAVVPARAIMFDDRAVNLAVPHDLGMQTVLIGDHGLAEMPDHAPHVHFRADDLTPVLQAIGAGRRPPSASPDAASTHP from the coding sequence ATGACGCAGGACGACCCGACGACCCAGGCTTCGCAGACGGCAACCGCAGGCATCCGCCTGCGGCCGGACATCGACACCTTCGTCTTCGACCTCGACGACACGCTCTATCCCCACTCGGCCGGCCTCTACGAGCAGATGCGCCTGCGGGTGGTGCGCTTCATCCAGGAGTTGACCGGCTGCGAGGCGCAGGCGGCGGCGGACCTGCATGCCCATTATTACGCCCGCTACGGCACCTCGCTCATCGGGCTGCAGCGCCACCACGGGGTGCACCCCTCCGATTTCCTCGGCTTCGTCCACGAGATCGACCTCGCGGCCGTGGGGCCGCGCGCGGAGCTGACCGCGGCGCTTGCCGCCCTGCCGGGCCGCCGCCTGGTGTTCACCAACGGCTCGGCCCGGCATGCCGCGCGCCTCCTCGACCATCTCGGCATCGCCGGCCTGTTCGACGCGGTGTGCGACATCGAGGCCTGCAGCTATATCGGCAAGCCCGGGCGCGAGGCCTACGAGACGCTGATCGACCGCCATGCCGTGGTGCCGGCGCGGGCGATCATGTTCGACGACCGGGCGGTCAACCTCGCGGTGCCCCACGACCTCGGCATGCAGACCGTGCTGATCGGCGATCACGGCCTCGCCGAAATGCCCGACCATGCCCCGCACGTCCATTTCCGGGCCGACGACCTCACGCCCGTCCTGCAGGCCATCGGCGCAGGCCGCAGACCACCCTCCGCTTCCCCCGACGCAGCATCGACCCACCCCTGA
- a CDS encoding ABC transporter substrate-binding protein, whose amino-acid sequence MHARLTALLIAVSAFGLASAASAEDVKLGIVQSTSGGSAALYGVMQKNGAELAAAEINASGKLGDIKLVPVHQDDAGDRGQTVNIFQRLINQDKVKVIFGPTLTTSAFAADPIANAAKVPVIASSNTAPGVPAIGEYIFRTSAPEAAVFPGVLAYAQKRYAPKTAAQIYGIDDVLMKAAYGVHKAAIDKAGIKILATETFQKGDVDYSAQLTKIKAANPDIIVVGGLAEETANIVRQARQLGIPQSTVFLGANAAISTKLADLAGPAAEGFLVGSGWFIDYDNPINKAFVEAYKAKYGNAPDTFAAQAHAAVTIFADAVKRAGGASDPAKLRAAIADTKDLDTVLGPFSFDKDREPVLAAKVLELKGGKFQLAPTN is encoded by the coding sequence ATGCACGCCCGCCTGACGGCACTTCTGATCGCGGTTTCCGCCTTCGGCCTCGCATCCGCCGCGAGCGCCGAGGACGTGAAGCTCGGCATCGTCCAGTCCACGTCCGGCGGCTCCGCCGCGCTCTACGGCGTGATGCAGAAGAACGGCGCGGAACTTGCTGCCGCGGAGATCAACGCCTCGGGCAAGCTCGGCGACATCAAGCTGGTGCCGGTACACCAGGATGATGCCGGCGACCGCGGCCAGACGGTGAACATCTTCCAGCGCCTCATCAACCAGGACAAGGTGAAGGTCATCTTCGGGCCGACGCTCACCACCTCCGCCTTCGCCGCCGACCCGATCGCCAACGCCGCCAAGGTGCCGGTGATCGCCTCCTCCAACACCGCGCCCGGCGTACCCGCCATCGGCGAGTACATTTTCCGCACCAGCGCCCCGGAGGCGGCGGTGTTCCCCGGCGTGCTCGCCTACGCCCAGAAGCGCTACGCCCCCAAGACCGCCGCGCAGATCTACGGCATCGACGACGTGCTGATGAAGGCCGCCTACGGCGTGCACAAGGCGGCGATCGACAAGGCCGGCATCAAGATCCTCGCCACCGAGACCTTCCAGAAGGGCGACGTGGACTATTCCGCCCAGCTCACCAAGATCAAGGCGGCGAATCCCGACATCATCGTCGTCGGCGGCCTCGCGGAGGAGACCGCCAACATCGTGCGCCAGGCGCGCCAGCTGGGCATTCCCCAGTCCACCGTCTTCCTCGGCGCCAACGCCGCCATCTCCACCAAGCTCGCCGACCTCGCCGGCCCCGCGGCCGAGGGCTTCCTGGTGGGCTCGGGCTGGTTCATCGACTACGACAACCCCATCAACAAGGCGTTCGTCGAGGCCTACAAGGCCAAGTACGGCAACGCGCCCGACACCTTCGCGGCGCAGGCGCATGCGGCCGTTACCATCTTCGCCGACGCGGTGAAGCGCGCGGGCGGCGCCTCCGACCCGGCCAAGCTGCGCGCCGCCATCGCCGACACCAAGGACCTGGACACCGTCCTCGGCCCGTTCTCCTTCGACAAGGACCGCGAACCGGTCCTCGCCGCCAAGGTGCTGGAGCTGAAGGGCGGCAAGTTCCAGCTCGCCCCGACGAACTGA
- a CDS encoding branched-chain amino acid ABC transporter permease gives MSTFFQQIVNGLSLGSIYAVFAIGCTLIFGVLNIVNLAQGAFFMVGAYLGLEVALLGLPLPLALVVALVGGGLLGMASEFLVFRTLRRRGGHKWMGLVASLALARLLVGVAQEVFGTAVHGYPPSPLTAQVWEIGGVRIQLLQVIVVATAVVLMVALAFTLQKTSVGRAIRTVAFSEDVARIVGVEVGRTILVTFFIAGALAGGAGVLLGLLFNVVSPFMGENMLVKGLTVIILGGLGNIPGAVAGGFLLGLVEVFSVAYVSSAFRDAIGFGLIFLILLVKPTGLFSSFEERRA, from the coding sequence ATGTCCACCTTCTTCCAGCAGATCGTGAACGGGCTGTCGCTCGGCTCGATCTATGCCGTCTTCGCGATTGGCTGCACGCTGATCTTCGGCGTGCTCAATATCGTGAACCTGGCGCAGGGCGCCTTCTTCATGGTGGGCGCCTATCTCGGCCTGGAGGTGGCGCTCCTCGGGCTGCCGCTGCCCCTGGCGCTCGTCGTGGCGCTGGTGGGCGGCGGACTGCTCGGCATGGCGTCCGAGTTCCTCGTCTTCCGCACCCTGCGCCGGCGCGGCGGGCACAAATGGATGGGGCTCGTCGCCAGCCTGGCCCTCGCCCGCCTGCTGGTGGGCGTGGCGCAGGAGGTGTTCGGCACCGCGGTGCACGGCTATCCGCCGAGCCCGCTCACCGCGCAGGTGTGGGAAATCGGCGGCGTGCGCATCCAACTCCTGCAGGTGATCGTCGTGGCCACCGCCGTGGTGCTCATGGTGGCGCTGGCCTTCACCCTGCAGAAGACCTCGGTCGGCCGCGCCATCCGCACGGTGGCGTTCAGCGAGGACGTGGCGCGCATCGTCGGCGTGGAGGTGGGGCGCACCATCCTCGTCACCTTCTTCATCGCCGGCGCGCTCGCCGGCGGCGCCGGGGTGCTGCTGGGCCTGCTGTTCAACGTGGTGTCGCCGTTCATGGGCGAGAACATGCTGGTGAAGGGCCTCACGGTCATCATCCTCGGCGGCCTCGGCAACATCCCGGGCGCCGTGGCCGGCGGCTTCCTGCTCGGCCTCGTGGAGGTGTTCTCGGTGGCCTATGTGAGCTCTGCCTTCCGCGACGCCATCGGCTTCGGCCTCATCTTCCTGATCCTGCTGGTGAAGCCGACGGGGCTCTTCTCCAGCTTCGAGGAGCGCCGCGCATGA